GCCTTTTGATGTTCTAATATCACTGCTATTATTGCCACAATTGTGTGGCtgctcatttgcacatttttagccTGGCAACCATGTAATTTTGAAAATGTCATCTGATTCTTGGTTTATCCTCTCTATAACATTGTCGAGCTGGTCAGActgatttttcattttttatgcagagggagaggagtcaTCCACCTGAAGGTTGTCAAAAAACAAGAGTCGAGACTGCTGTGGCTCTGCTGACTCACACATTGCACCAGTCCAATAAAACCAAGAATTCTACTATTGTTTGGTCCCAAAATGCACATCCATACTACTTAAAGTAGTTGGGTGTGCATTTCAGTTCAATAACACTCTGTCCACAGAGATGGATGCAGAGTTCAATGCCTGAATAGCCTTTGGTGAACAGATTCATGAGCTGAACCCTGAAGATAATGACTTTGAAGTCTGATTGATAATGTGATGGTGAAAGACACTGAGAGAATTCATACTAGAGTTTTTATTAATATTGGTCTCTTGTCGTTTGATTGTGGTTCAGTTTCCCGCTTGACTGTGCTGATTGAAAAGTCTTGCAGTGGCACTAAGAACAAAGTGCACTCAAGCGTAGTTTCTAATAAGGGCTTTTGCATATTAAAAAAGGCATTGATTTATCAGTTCATAATTTCATTGGTCTTCTATCTTGGCAGTATTGTGGTTAGTTTTAAAAGTTCTATTTTTAGAGAAAAGAATGAATTTGTAAGTGACAGAGACTGCGATTTTTATCTTCAGCTACCGCCCTCTACTTCTCTACTTTGTCCTTGTCATTATAATAGATGTAGTCTTCTACACGTATACATATTCTTAGATGTAGTCTTCTACACGTATACATATTcttatatatatacttatatatatatatatatatatatatatatatatatatatatatatatatatatatatatatatatatatatatatatatatatatatatatatatatatatatatatatacataaatctCATCTCTCATCCTCACCCACGTTTTTTCCTGGGGTTTCTgcaaagtatatatatatatatatatatatatatatatatatatatatatatatatatatatatatatatatatatatatatatatatatatatatatatatatatatatatatatatatatatatatatagacacaaACTCTGACTTAAGACAAAAAATCTAGATGTAAAACCAGAAATAACCTTAATAGAAACtagtaaaaacaatacaaatttaaaaaaaaaaaaacattttgaattcaAGTTATTTTCAGGGAAACAAATTTGGACAAAATGGCTTCAAAATCATGTCCATTACTTCATAAGTTTGATGCTTGAAAATAATGTAACTAGCCTGCCAAAGCcaataaaatgaatagaaaCAAGTAACGCCACAACCACAGACACCACCAAACACTAACTAAACAATCTATCTTCATTTAACCACATGTTTAAATCCCAAACACCACAAGGCCAATATGACCGATACCTCCTATGTGTACGACTGTAACCTTCCCGACGTGCAATTTGCTCATCAGTTTCCGTctgtcattacaccagaacagcTTGAGCTCCCTCGAAACAGACTGGTTTGAAAGCAGGCCAAAAGCATGGGAGACACTATAGGACACAGCCCATTACAGGAAGTTAAAGATTCATTTACAAATGTCATCTGGCACATGGAGTTGGCTTGATTCAAATGTCACCAGGGATGCCAGTGCGGGTGTTCTGTCACTATTTATCACCATTAGATTGACACTGCCACAGTAATTATGAGCTTATAAATGGGAGAAATGCACACACAATCCACTGAGTGATATTTTATTACAGCTGAGCAAGTAGAAGACGTAATCCCGTGAAAATGCCTGAAAATGGATAAAGCTTTTAGTAGCTGTGCCAAATGAAAATGTGCCAAATTATTTGCGCTCAATTTAATTGTCaaaaagaaaagtgacacagtgaacACATAAGCCTTTTGTAAAGCCTTCGCACTTATACAGGCGTGGGACTGGTAAAACTAAGTTATATTTCTTGTGGCTTGTGAGAATATCTGAAATGTATTAATATTCACAGAACTGTCCCTTGTGTCTGTTATTTCCTTAAAAAATGCAATGCAATTGTTATGAAAAGACTTCAGTGTTCAAAATAGTGCTTCTACAAAATTGTATTCAAaatgaccaatacctgctgtttttaAATTGCAACTTTGTTCAAAATTCCCCAATTGTGGTGCCCGTTTATCTAATCTCCAAATGTGTTTCCTTTTCAGCTTTTCATTCTTAAAATGAAATACATACCCGAATAGGCTGCGTTGATGTGACATCACAGCATACTAGGATTCCTATAGTTTAATGTAAAATTGAGTCCAGAGTGTTTCTCTgctttatggttaatatttatgtgtatatgttactcatgaaataaaaactggcacATCTtagagtgatttttttttacagtagctGTAAAGTGGTGATAAAGACATGATTAATTTGGAAAGGAACCAGTGGAACCAATTCCTAGCAAATAATGACAGGGCTCAGAATTTGTGGCTTATGAGTTTGGATACTTTTTTCAATAGCAGTAAATCTTCCATAGAGCTTGAACAAAATCTATAAACTACTTCTTGATGTCAATTTTTCTGAAAAATGCACTGAATTGAATATAAGTCTTTACCTATTCCTGTCTCTAACTGTGCTGTCCTCTCTGCCCTCCTAGCGATGCCTTTCATTATATCCATGCTGCTGGCCAGTCTGAACAGCTGCTGTAACCCCTGGATCTACATGTGCTTCGCGGGGCACTTGTTCCAGGACCTGAGGCAGAGTTTCCCCTGCTGCTCTCAGCGCTACTTCAAGTCCTCCCAGTACCACTGTGACCGCGACTTCAGCTCCAGCCATAAGAGCAACTCCTCCACCTTTGTCATCAAGAGCACCAGCAGCCAGCGCAGCATCACACAGACATCCACCACATAGACTGACACCCTCCCCCACAGACACTCATTTGTAAATAACCCATAATGCCTCTGGACACTGGGACCAGGAAGTGGAGTACTTGACATCCACTTAACATATGTTTGAATAGACATTGTTGATAAAAGCGAAATAAAACTGTGTTCTGTGTAGGTGCGTTCACACTCAAAACCACATCAAAtatgggactagaccaggactaaaccaggactaaactaggactaaaccaggtataaaccaggactaaactcggactaaaactagattaaaccaggactagaaccagatTAAACCAAGTCAGGACTAATGGTctgaaaccaggaccaagccaagtgtgaacgcaccctttATGTCCAAATGCGACTGTGTTTgtgttcttgtatttatttccatatttaaatttaaatgcagAGGAGAGTATATTCCATATTTAGTTAATTCAGGAGACCagacaaaaaatactaaaataatttCTTCAGCAGAGTAAATATCAGCCCCGCCTCTGAGTTGCAAGGTTCACATTTCCGTAATTAAAACAGACGTTGGTGAATGAAATGAGGTAATGGGTTTTGATTGCTGCTGGTAAGTTAATTTGATAGTAGCCTGTGGTTTCCTGCATACGTGTCAGTCCTGTGAATTATTTCAGCAAAAGAggaacaaaaggtaaataaataaaggctTTAAATGGTTGAAAGTCCAGACACCGTGACCTAGATTTTACCAGGAAACTCCACGAAGGAATCATGCCATTGGGCAGCATGCAGACTGGCTCAAATAGTTTCAACCCATTTTCAAGCACATTACTTTGGTCTCTTAAATTCCTGTAATTCATGCTGTTACTTGACCTAAATGTGAAActcatggtaaaaaataaaataaaaaccgtAAAAGgatattgtttgttttactttaatttgCTAAGGGGAAGAGATAAGAGTCTGTGGGTTGTTTGTGTACCTCTTTCCTCTACCACCATTAAGTTCCTGTGGGGTTTGGCTGTGCAttcctcttaaaaaaaaaaaaaaaaaaaaatccctcatCCAGACTTCCTGTTGGGCGTCCCCGGAGTGCAATCAAGGCTGAAGTAGGAGAGTGTAGGACCAGAGCACCAAGCTGTTCACAGCATCTGCAGCTTTTATCATTTAAACTAACGCTGACCAGTCACGTCCACAAGTTTTGAAAAGGTCATTTTAGgtgaatttgagttttttgCATTACATAAACAATTCCCATTTTGTATGTAAATGAGAAACAGCATAACAGTTATTACCCGGTTGACAAAGGAATGAGTTATTACTTTCATCTATAGTTGGCGATTCCATTccattataaaacaaacattatgtaTATTTGAAAAGAGAGAGGGTAACATTGTGATtaacaaaaaaagtacaaagaaataCAATGCTAGCCAACTACTTTGTGCACAATTTTAAAAAGGCTTTTTCAAAAAATTTGCATTAAGAAGAATATagtcttttttaattatttataacaatttttattcaaaatagtTCTTCTCCAAATGTTCCAAAATGTCACTTACTGACACTTGCTGTTTTTCCATTTGTAACTTTACTTTGTTCAAATTCTCCTCCAACTGCGACCCCTTTCAAACCCAATCTCCGGCTGTGTCAAGTTTTTTCAACCTTCAGCTTTTCATTCTCCTAATAGAAAGAGTCAGTCCTTTATTCTTGCCACTGGCGAGAGATAGAGAAATGGACAAGATCTATCTCCTGTCTGGTGTCCAAAGTGAACACAGTAGGCAAAGTTGTACACTCAATCACTCCATTCTTAACAAATGACATTAGAGCCAGTAGATATGAGggcatgttttattcatgtctACCTGCGTGTCAGATATTGCATAAATCATTTCATTACATACATATTCAATGCGTGTTCTTCAGGAGTTCAGAGCACCCTTACTTTCTTCTGCATTTGCAGCTGaaccataaatataaatatgaagaATGTGTGTGTCCATAAACTATCTGAAGAGCAatttgaaggtaatgcctctcAAGACTGGGACATGATATAGAGAGTCAGCCAATATTAAAGTAACTCAATACAATTTAACCACACACTCAATAAATCAGCTTTAATGCACCACTCTGTTGGAAAAATGCTTTGGACAGTTGTAAAAGCTTTATTATTTAACTGTAGACTGAAGACTGGagcttcaaatgaaaaaaaaaaaaatgtcgccTGTTCGATGAAGGAAACAACAGCAGCCTCTAGTGGGTTGGTGGCTATGCGTAGTCCATTTATTCactatttatttacacaaacataGACAGTCTAGGCACCACTTGCCAGTTCCAAGCACAGATAAGTGTGTTCGTTGGTTAgagcatctgacataaaactaTCAAGTCTGTATGGGCTAATGATTACAGCAAGATAGGGCAGACGGACAACATTGCTGTTTAGCCATAGCAACAATCCATTCATCGGCCAACAGATGGTATTTTGTGCTCTCAAAACTTTTCAGTCAACCCTGGCATACTGGCAGCACAAAACGTGTTCTACATGCTCCCCTGAATTACACATGACAATTTATGATGACAAGTTATAAAAAGGGGAGAGTTTATCCCTGACTAAAAGTAATACTTTTGGGGTTCAAATAGTATATACCTTTGCTTTAAAACATATCAACAAATGAGCATTCACGCTAGATAGGCAATCCTTTGCAATATTTTCTACCAGTATGAAGCAAACATGTGTCAGGACACACATAAAGCTGATAAAGCGAAGCAATTTCCTATCTTCTTTCagctgaaaatataaaataatgattccAACATTCATTCTAGTTTAGAAAGGCCAAATGTCACAGGTGTCCACAGGGATGTCCATATCATTTAGTGGGAAATATAGCCATAAAAGTCTGCTTGAGCCAGAGGCAGGGAGGTGTGTGGGCCTCTTGTCCCTTAGCGGCCCAGATCAGTCAGTGTACCACGCCCAGGCTGCAGCTGTCACTGAACTTCTGGAGACCGACAAGAAGGTGGGGGTATATACCAGGGTGTGAGGGGTAGGAAAAACGCCAATAACTTCTTCTACCGctgtatgtaaaaatatatatcacgCTAAACCTCTTTTCTCAAAGCCACACGCACACTGCTGAAGATTTTCCCCAGTGCCTCGAAGAATGGGTCGCAGAATGTTTGGATGCAGAGTGAGTAGATGCGGCTAATACACTGGGACTCTATCAGGCAGCTCTTAATGCACGGAACCACGGCCCAGATGTGGCAGAAGGAGATACACGCGAACAGGAAGCCCCATAGAAGTGCTACAGGGATCCCAAAGATGGCCGACAGGATGCGGTAACACCAGTATTTGGACACAGTGAAGGTGGTGTAGCTGAGTTTCCAGACCCCATCCAAGCTGTGGGTTCCATCAGGCTCGGCGATAACATCCTCGAACTCCACCTGAGAGGAATTTTAAACAGCCAGGGTTATTATTATGCATCCTTTCAGGTGTGCTGTCGCTTTGTGTTGCCTGCACTAGACATGTGTACGCTACCGCTGCTGCTAATAGGTGCAAGGCAATGTGAAGTGAAAATTGTTGGCTCAGGTCTGGAGGGACTGAGACCAAATGTATGCACCGAACGTATCATCAGTGAGCTAAAGAATGCACTGTGTAgcgtttctggtggagggtctgtcatctccttgtctccatagtgatattattgctttggctggaatatttcacatatctatcttcatagagacaagaagattacaccaccaggccaagctactggtcagatctgtggagactaTGAACActtgtttttgcaataaaaacacctgtcacTGACTAAATACAAGATTGATAAGTTTACCATTTCTACGGAGACATGGAGGTGGCAGGCCATCTTCCAGAAAAGTTAGGGAGTTCATCTTTAAAAGGTTACATTTTAGCATCTGACTTTCCCTCGTGACAATGCATTATACATTTCTACTTAAAGCAATGCAGTCCATTCACCTCCAACTGCTGAGGGATTTTTAATTAACTCCATGATGCACCACTCACAAAACTTATTTTTTCACACACCACTAGACTGCATCAGTATGGGAAGCGACCACCAGGTGTTGATTTTTCCTGTATTCATTTCTGTATAGGGCTGATCCTTGGAATGAATGAGTGGGCATGCTCTGCTTATTTGCTTGCGCGAGTCATCCTGCGACTTTACCATTTCTCTTCTATTAAACTGGAATATCATTAACACATTTAGTAAAAGATCTGTGGCTGACTCATAGCTGTTTTTAATTGATCCACAGAGCATTGAATGAAGGTCCCATGGTCGCACATGGTCGCAGAAATGGTCTCATTGATTGGAGTATGTGTTAATTCATGCAAAACATTTCAGCTTCAATATTCAATAGATTTGTGACCCCGTTGCATAAGACACCACAGTCACTATCTTACAgtacatttcttttctcttaATTGAAAAGTCGAAAACTCATTTACATGCAGTTTTGCCCTTGGAGTATTTCAACATGGCAACAAGCATTATAAATTGTTGCCAATCCTAAATTAACTTTATAGTGAGTGGTGTTGGTTTCAACCAGTTCTAGCAGTGGGAATACAACCCAATGCTCTGCACACAAATAGCCTCCTAGTCTATTTTGGGCACATTGCTTATGTCTACTGCCCCATTTTAGTGTCTAGTTTTGGGACATGCATGCACACAGGTATCCAAGTCAATTCTTATTCAAAACACAAACCTTAACTACGTCTTCATTGATTTGCTTTGGATCTCTGTTTATCAAGTCAATCTCCTTGGTGTGGCTGTCCTTCATTATCTTCTCCTCATTGGCATTGTATTGGTACTGGTCCGCCATGGTGGGGTTACGGTGGTTCCAGGAGTGCTCGGTGGTCCtggggtagtagtagtaatctgAATGGGACAACCTAACCTCTTCTCTTCACTGTGGTCCTCTGCACAAGCTCAGTGACGCTCCCAGTGACATGCCAGAGGACAGCTGCAGCAGGACGGCTTGGGCAGGACTGGGGAAGGCCCAATGGCCAactatacacatacacacacactgcacacattatgagctaacacacacttcacaaATGTGCACACAGGCAGAGACACACAAGCAGAGCAGAGTAGGCATGCCTTAAAGAAGAACCAGCCTTGTGTCACATTTCACATGGAGCTGTCTGGGCTGGGTTTGCACACTCACAAGAACTTCCAcctcacaaaaacacacaccacactaCGGCTAACTTTCCAACTGTCTGCAAATGAAATTATAACTTTGAATGGATTTGAAATAATAAGCGCAGCATATTAAACAGCTTTCACATGGGCTTTTTTCTGTCACCTAATGTGCATGGTTTGGAAAGTTAGCTTTTGGATGCGCTCCcacataattgtattttttcagatATGGGACTGGTGTACCATTTTATGACTGTTagcctcaaaaacatatgaaTAAAGAGGTCATTGAGACTTCATAATAAACAcatggtttattaagaatgattcaatgttagtaactacttaatcaAGGGGATACTTCATTAGGAGTTAGCGTAGGGTATTGATGAATAAACCAATACTTCATTCTTTATAAACTACTATCTGTTGTATGGACCACGTCAGAATAGTATAGTATAATGTGTCCTGGTGCTGCATTTTTGGAGTACTTTGCAATGAATTCCAGTGCACTATGTGAGAAAACAACACCATTATTTACAGCCATAACTTCGATCTTTGGTGTTTACGACTACACAATctttactactattatttttaagtttgatATTTATGTCAAAGTTTAGTTTCCTGAACCCTGCAAAACTCTCCAGTCGCCCTGCTGTTTGTAGAACCATTGTGGTTGCTCTGAAGCTGTGAGGCTATTAGAAGCAAGGCGCGATGTTGCCATTCAACCTCACACGGAAAACATTTACTTAGCCAATGCCATTTATAAACACTATGCAAATGAAATCTCCTAATAGAGCTCAAGTTACCGGAAAGCAAAATGTTGggtctgtattttttgttttttaactttagATGATGGCCAAGTGCAGATTAAATGCAGGGTTATTTCAGGGCACGTGTCAAAAGTCGCCCACCCTCCCCTCTTGTTTGTGCAGTATTGACTAAAACCTTTTCTTAAAGATCTAGCACTTTCTCCAATCTATAGAATGTGTTTACAGGgtgattaaaatacaatacttcAATCTGcacatattttttatactgTCTGGTTCTTTTCCTTAAAGTTTGTGTTTCTAAAAGAGTTCTCAATAATAGAGACAGCATGAGTAGTGACCAATAGTTACATACCTACTCTGGACCAGTAATAGTTGGAGTATTGTCAGTTCTAGCATGCGCTTTCTACGAATACACATGTTTGCTTTTTCCATGTGACTTGTTATTGACATTTATATTGTCAAAGCTGGAAATGCCCATAAGACTGGCTGCTCAATAATCAACCATTATCttttattattgcttttttttcaACCAGCCCCCTGGCATAAAATTCAATAGCTTCCTAAAATAAAGTGTGATTCAGTGTTCCCCAGGCTGTGCAGTTGTTGCTATCAGTCAGTCCTTTCTATATCAGCTGGTGGATAAACAAACTCATGCACTGCTGCGGAGCAACGGGGCGTAGGCGGTGACAGGACAGTCCCATAAGAAAAGCAGGGCACGTGCTTAACACTGCTCTATGGCTCTTTTTTATCTCAATCATAGGAGCAGTATAGTGCAAGCGTGACTTCAGGTCCCTAGTGATAGTTGTAGGGGGAACTGTGGGCTATGGGTGGGAGTTATAAAGGGGAAAGAGGGGGTGGGGTGCAGGAATGGGATCAGAGTGCAATGTGATCAGGAGCCAACCCAATTAGAGTTTACAGTATTCTCAGTGTGGTGTGGTAGGTCTGATTAGGCATGAAGACACAGCGACAGAAATAGAGCAACAGAGAGGCATCAGGGGCATACCTCCGCTGCTTTGAGAGTACCAACGCGCTCACTGATCAGTACCTATTTAatgcacacacgcacagccTGATTTAGACATATAGGTACTATGTAACCTAAGAAACGGGTTTGACAGAGGATCTATCACGAGTATGCCTTAAATATGATCTAGAAATTATTCAGTGGGCCAACTAGTACCTACTAGTTACACATCACTGAACACTGAAAAAAGAGGAAGCCAATATGGTAGACATGGATAGGCTACACACAGGCCTAATTGGATGAGCAGGAGTACGATTAATGATTGATCTCATCTCAAGTCGATATAATCCCTCATCTGTTCAGGAGTGGTCCATGATAGAAAAGATAAGGCTGAAACAGgttaattcattaattaaaatgaattgatTATTGAGATAATTACTGAGTAATTTAATAGGTTTAATTTAATGGTAATTGGCACCAAAACATGCTTCATGCTGAAAGAAGAGGTTTTAGGAGAGAGCAGAAATCAACTATTTTGTGCATATATGTGAGATTAGAATGTCTTTAAGAGGCTTCTTTTTAACTTCATTTCAAATCAAAGTGTGTAGAAATCTCATATTCACAGgccttttatatttaaatataattataattgcTAGATTAATTATTGTACTAAATTTTATTTGCAACCCTATTTCAAAGTCATCTagataattaaacaaaaaacacttgacTAGATGACTACCTTTGAGTCCTTTTGTACAATAAGCCATATGCCCATCTAAAATCCCATCATTTTGATGTGCGATGCATTTTCAGTTTACATTGCACTGACAGCTGTCAATCACTAGTCAAGGCGTCAAACAGCCCCTCCCACCAGTGCTCTTCACTCTGGAGCCTTGCTCTCCTTTGCAGTGATGTCAGGGCAGGAGGGTGTCTTCATTATATGATCTCACAAAACCAATGAAAAGCCACAAACTACTGTCctctgtatgtctgtatgtcACAAACAGAGGTGGAGGGACAACTCCTCTTTACCTCCCACAGTCTAGCTCCCACGGTGTGATATTGTGATGTATTGTGTTGTCCTGAGAGGACAATAGGAGGCAGAAGGAACAGAACCCAGTTTGGTCCTGACAAATAGGGCACTTCCTTCAGTAAGAAGCAGTGCATCTTATTTACTCCTAACTCAACCTTTACAGACATTACAGACACGGGCTGTTTCTGCAGAGGCCAAACATTTCCACAGCGTGTAAAAATGGGACATCATTCAAGGGAAACCTAAACATGTTGTGGGAAAGCTATAGGTCACAAAGATCAATCTCTTGTACATATATTAGATGTTCAAATTGAAATTATATGGTatttttatgagtttatttttttctggtggggagtctACTTGCTTTGCTCCATGCTTTGCTTGGAAAGTTAttatattaaacatatctatttaaATACATATGCTTTAATTAAAGACtgtctgccagaaaagttacatagtgcacctttaaatcacgAAATTCCAAACAAAATACTGAGAAATTATAGTCATTTCTCTTATAAGCATACTATGTACAATACCATTAGATTTGAGAGTCTGTTCCAGCTTTTGTTAAAACATAGCTGACCCATTAGAATCAAAACAATACATGGTatatttcattgaattattcCATGTCCCTCTATTTGGTACATGTTGTGCTGTGGCCAACAACATGTCCGATTTATTTTCTTAGAGTTACTACATAAATCTCAGAGAATCAATGTTTCCTTGGCGACAAGAGAAGAGAGTCCCTGTGGCAATGGAAGAGGACCTCAGACCACATCCGTGTCAGGAGGACACTGCAGAGCGTCTCAGTGAATTCAAGAcc
The sequence above is drawn from the Periophthalmus magnuspinnatus isolate fPerMag1 chromosome 5, fPerMag1.2.pri, whole genome shotgun sequence genome and encodes:
- the cav3 gene encoding caveolin-3, which encodes MADQYQYNANEEKIMKDSHTKEIDLINRDPKQINEDVVKVEFEDVIAEPDGTHSLDGVWKLSYTTFTVSKYWCYRILSAIFGIPVALLWGFLFACISFCHIWAVVPCIKSCLIESQCISRIYSLCIQTFCDPFFEALGKIFSSVRVALRKEV